The DNA sequence GGTTTCCTGCAGGCCTTCAACGCCAAGACCGGGGAAAAAGTCTGGGAATTCCAGACCGGCTCCGGCGTGCTCGGTTCGCCTATCACCTGGGAAATGGACGGCGAGCAATACGTCTCCGTGGTCTCTGGCTGGGGCGGCGCCGTGCCGCTGTGGGGCGGCGAGGTGGCCAAGCGCGTGAAAGACTTCAACCAGGGCGGGATGCTCTGGACCTTCAAGTTGCCGAAAGCGCTGGTGGCCAAACGCTGATATCTGCACTGAAGCGTGGCGAGGGAGCTTGCTCCCGCTCGGCTGCGAAGCAGTCGCCAACCCGGCGGGCCAGGTTTTTCGGCCATGAACCGAGGTAAGGGGAGCGCTTCGCACTCCAGCGGGAGCAAGCTCCCTCGCCACAAAGGTATCTGCGATGGGTTCAAGTTCGCGGATGCCTTGCTCTGAATCTACGACCAAATAACGAGAGCCCCCCTGCCAACGACGCATTCGTCCGCCGCGCGGGGCTCTCTACCATCGGTCTATCGCCTGTCCCGCGACAGGCATCGACCAGGCAGAGGCCCATCATGATCTACGCACAACCCGGAACTCCAGGCGCCGTCGTTTCCTTCAAACCGCGCTATGGCAATTTCATTGGCGGCGAATTCGTCGCACCGGTCAATGGCGAGTACTTCACCAACACGTCGCCGGTCAACGGTGAAGTCATCGCCGAATTCCCGCGCTCCGGCGCCGCTGACATCGATAAGGCCCTGGATGCCGCCCATGCCGCCGCCGACGCCTGGGGCAAGACCTCGGTGCAGGACCGTTCCCTGGTGCTGTTGAAAATCGCCGACCGTATCGAGCAGTACCTGGAAGTCCTCGCCGTCGCTGAAACCTGGGACAACGGCAAGGCCGTGCGCGAAACCCTCAATGCCGACGTGCCGCTGTCGGCCGACCATTTCCGTTATTTCGCTGGCTGCATCCGCGCCCAAGAGGGTGGGGCTGCCGAGATCAACGAACTGACCGCGGCCTATCATTTCCACGAGCCGCTGGGCGTGGTCGGGCAGATCATCCCGTGGAACTTCCCGCTGCTGATGGCCGCCTGGAAACTCGCCCCGGCCCTGGCCGCCGGTAACTGCATCGTGCTCAAGCCGGCGGAACAGACGCCGCTGTCGATTACTGTGTTCATCGAGCTGATCGCTGATCTGCTGCCGGCCGGTGTGTTGAACATCGTCCATGGTTTCGGTCGCGAAGCCGGTGAAGCCCTGGCCACCAGCAAGCGCATCGCCAAGATCGCCTTCACCGGTTCCACCCCGATCGGCTCGCATATCATGAAATGCGCCGCCGAGAACATTATCCCGTCCACCGTGGAACTGGGCGGCAAGTCGCCGAACATCTTCTTCGAAGACATCATGCAGGCTGAGCCGGCGTTCATCGAAAAAGCCGCTGAAGGCCTGGTGCTGGCGTTCTTCAACCAGGGCGAAGTCTGCACCTGTCCATCCCGCGCGCTGGTGCAGGAGTCGATCTACGTGCCGTTCATGGCCGAGGTCATGAAGAAAATCGCCAAGATCAAGCGCGGCAATCCACTGGACACCGACACCATGGTCGGCGCCCAAGCTTCCCAGCAGCAGTACGACAAGATTCTTTCGTACCTGGAGATCGCTCGGGAAGAGGGTGCCGAACTGCTGACCGGCGGTGCGGCCGAGCACCTGGAAGGGGACTTGTCGAGCGGCTACTACATCCAGCCGACCCTGCTCAAGGGCCACAACAAGATGCGCGTGTTCCAGGAAGAAATCTTCGGCCCGGTGGTGGGCGTCACCACCTTCAAGGACGAAGCCGAAGCCTTGGCCATCGCTAACGACACCGAATTTGGCTTGGGTGCCGGCCTGTGGACCCGTGACATCAACCGCGCCTACCGCATGGGCCGGGCGATCAAGGCCGGTCGCGTGTGGACTAACTGCTACCACCTGTACCCGGCGCACGCCGCGTTCGGTGGCTACAAGAAGTCCGGTGTCGGCCGTGAAACCCACAAGATGATGCTCGATCATTACCAGCAGACCAAGAACCTGCTGGTGAGCTACGACATCAATCCGTTGGGGTTCTTCTAATCCTCGAAACATCGATTGAGTGAACACTGTGGCGAGGGAGCTTGCTCCCGCTGGGCCGCGAAGCGGCCCCTCTTTGAACCCTCACATCTCTTGTGTCTGGATGATAGGGGGGCTGCTGCGCAGCCCAGCGGGAGCAAGCTCCCTCGCCACAGATGCTCGCTCTCCAGTAGTACCAACGCACCCCATCCACCGCTTCGAAAGTAGCATTCGAGCCTTGGACGGGGCATGCATTAATGACCTTGCCGGAATCGCCCGGTACAAGAAGAGGAAAGACCCATGTGGACTAAACCCGCGTTTACCGACCTGCGTATTGGTTTTGAAGTGACGATGTACTTCGCCAACCGATGAGTGCTAGCCCGGCCTGAGGCGCTCAGGCCGGGCTACCCCATTGGTCTGATTGCAATCACGGTAGGATGCTTTAGGCTCAGGGTATCCCAAGACAATAACAACAGGCTTACCGATGAGCCACGCACCTGAAAAGATGAGCCTCAGTCCACTGCGCAAGTTCGTTTCCCCCGAAATCATGTTTGGTGCCGGCTGCCGGCACAATGTCGGCAATTACGCCAAGACGTTTGGCGCACGCAAGGTGCTGATCGTCACCGATCCCGGCGTGATCGCTGCCGGATGGGTGGCCGATGTCGAGGCCAGCCTCCAGGCCCAGGCCATCGATTACTGTCTCTACAGTGCCGTTTCGCCCAATCCCCGGGTCGAAGAAGTCATGCTCGGTGCCGAGGTGTACCGGGAGAACCATTGCGATGTCATCGTTGCGGTCGGCGGGGGCAGTCCCATGGACTGCGGCAAGGCCATCGGCATCGTCGTCGCCCATGGTCGCAGCATCCTCGAGTTCGAGGGTGTCGACATGCTGTACATGCCCAGCCCACCGCTGATCCTGATTCCCACCACCGCCGGCACCTCGGCCGATGTGTCGCAGTTCGTGATCATCTCCAACCAGCAAGAACGCATGAAGTTTTCCATCGTCAGCAAGGCGGCGGTACCGGACGTGTCGCTGATCGACCCGGAAACCACCCTGAGCATGGACCCGTTCCTGTCGGCCTGTACCGGCATCGACGCGCTGGTGCATGCCATCGAGGCGTTCGTGTCCACCGGTCACGGCCCGTTGACCGACCCCCATGCCCTGGAGGCGATGCGCCTGATCAACGGCAACCTGGTGCAAATGATTGCCAATCCGGCGGACGTCGCGCTGCGGGAGAAAATCATGCTCGGCAGCATGCAGGCCGGGCTGGCGTTCTCCAATGCAATCCTCGGCGCAGTGCACGCGATGTCCCACAGCCTGGGTGGGTTCCTGGATTTGCCCCATGGTTTGTGCAACGCGGTGTTGGTGGAGCACGTGGTGGCCTTCAATTACAACTCGGCACCTGAGCGTTTCAAGGTGATTGCCGAGACGCTGGGTATCGATTGCCGAGGGCTCAATCATCGGCAGATTCGTACCCGCCTGGTGGAACACCTGATTGCCCTCAAGCACACCATCGGTTTCCACGAAACCCTGGGCCTGCACGGGGTGAGCACCTCGGATATTCCCTTCCTGTCGCAACATGCGATGCATGACCCGTGCATCCTCACCAACCCTAGGGAGTCGAGTCAGCGGGATGTCGAGGTCGTTTATGGCGAAGCCCTCTGACGAGCAGCAAAAAGCCTTGGAGGGGCTGCTGGGGCTGGGCAATCACTCGACGCGCAAGAGTCACTATCCGGAGCTGGCGGCGCGCCTCGATGAGCTGGAGCAGGCTCGGCAACATCTGCAACAACTCAACGACCGGTTGGAGCAACGAGTGGCCGAGCGCACCGACGCGCTGCTGGAGGCCAATCACAATCTGCAGCAACAGATCGTCCAGCGCGAGTTGATCGAGCAGCAGTTGCGCGATGCCCGGGACGCCGCACAGGCCGCCAATCGCAGCAAGGACAAATACCTGGCGGCCGCCAGCCATGACCTGTTGCAACCGCTCAACGCCGCACGCTTGCTGATCTCCACCTTGCGCGAGCGTTCGCTGCCGACCTCCGAGCAGGTGCTGGTGGAGCGCACTCACCAGGCCCTCGAAGGCGCGGAAGATTTGCTCACCGACCTGCTGGATATCTCCCGGCTGGACCAGGCAGCGGTCAAGCCCGACCTGGCACCGTATCGGCTGGACGAGTTACTGGCGCCGCTGGTGTCGGAGTTTCAATCGGTGGCCGGCGCCGCGGGGCTGGAGCTGCGGGCGCACTTTGGCGACGAAGCGATCATGACGGACCTGCGGCTGATGACCCGCATCCTGCGCAACCTGCTCAGCAATGCCTGCCGCTACACCGCCCAGGGCGGCATTCTTCTGGCCGCCCGGCGGCGGGGAGGGCAGTTGAGCCTGGAAGTCTGGGACACCGGCCGGGGCATTGCCGCCGACAGCCTGGAGTCGATATTCCTGGAGTTCAACCAACTGGATGTGGGGCGGGCGGCGGATCGCAAAGGCGTCGGCCTGGGCCTGGCGATCGTCGAGCGCATCGCCCATATCCTTGGCTATCGGGTCCAGGTGCGTTCCCGACCAGGGCGCGGCTCGGTGTTCAGCATTCAGGTGCCGCTGTCAGCCGAAAGACCGCCACCCCTCTCTCAGATACCCGTACAAGCAGTTGCTGGCAACCCGCTACCGGGCCGCCGCCTGCTGGTGATCGACAACGAACTGAGCATTTTGCAAAGCATGGCCGCGTTGCTGGGGCAGTGGGGCTGCGACGTGCTGACTGCCACCGACGAGGCGGGCGCCCTTGATGTGCTGCAAGGTCGCGCGCCGGAACTGATCCTGGCGGATTTTCACCTGGATCATGGGGTGGTGGGGTGTGAGGTGGTCAAGCACCTGCGCGAGCATTTTCACCAGGCGATCCCGGCGGTGATCATCACCGCCGACCGCAGTGACCAGTGCCGCCGCGCCCTGCGCAAATTGGGTGCGCCGCTGCTGAACAAACCGCTCAAGCCCGGCAAGTTGCGGGCGGTGTTGAGTCAGATGCTCGGGTAGCGTGAAATTATGTGGAACAGCATGTTCCTGTGGCTCCGTTGCCGGTTAAACGTCAAGCGGAGCCAACAAAATGACCTTGTTTACCCAGTGTTTTTGTCAGGAATGTCAAAAAGGGGCTTCGGTCTGTTTATCTCCTTATGTAAACTCCCCCCGCTGCGACAATCGGGCACGGTCACGCCGGGCCCGATTACAACTGTTTTGCAGTGTCCCTCACCCAGCTGAAGCCAAGACCTACAAGAAGTCAGCGCCGGAGAGACATAAACGTGAGGCCGACGATTGCTCGGCCCTGTAGGTCCACCCTCAGTTCATCTCGATACGCCATGCGGGCTCTGCCGGCCATGGGCGTGGTCTATCATTGATCAGGACTGCTGGGCGGAATGGCGTTCTACCTAGGGATACACACATGTTGAAGAAAACACACACGGCGCTACTGGGCCTGGCGATGGCGATGGGTCTTGCGACCACGCACGCCGCCGAGGCAAAAAAAGTGGATGTCTTGCTCATTGGTGGGGGCATCATGAGCTCGACACTCGGCGTCTGGCTCAATGAGCTGGAGCCGGGCTGGACCATGGAAATGGTCGAGCGCCTGGACGGTGTTGCCGAAGAGAGCTCCAACGGCTGGAACAACGCCGGTACCGGCCACTCCGCGCTGGCCGAGCTGAACTACACGCCGGAAGACAAGAACGGCAAGGTCGATATCTCCAAGGCCATCGAAATCAACGAGGCCTTCCAGATCTCCCGCCAGTTCTGGTCCTGGCAGGTCAAGAACGGTGTGCTGAAGAACCCGCGCTCGTTCATCAACTCCACACCGCACATGAGTTTCCTGTGGGGCGACGAGAACATCGCGTTCCTGAAGAAGCGCTACGAAGCTCTGCAGGCCAGCCCGCTGTTCGCTGGCATGCAGTACTCCGAAGATCGCGAGCAGATCAGCAAGTGGGTACCGCTGATGATGCAAGGACGTGATCCGAGCCAGAAAGTCGCGGCCACCTGGAGTCCCCTGGGCACCGACGTGAACTTCGGCGAAATCACCCGCCAATTCGCGGCTTATCTGCAAACCAAGCCGAACTTCTCCCTCAAGCTGTCCAGCGAAGTAGAAGACATCACCCGCAACGAAGACGGCACCTGGCGCGTTTCGTACAAGAACCTGAAAGACGGTACTGAAACCGAGACCGACGCCAAGTTCGTGTTCATCGGTGCTGGCGGCGGTGCGCTGCACCTGCTGCAGAAGTCCGACATTCCAGAAGCCCGTGAGTACGCAGGTTTCCCGGTAGGCGGCTCGTTCCTGGTCACCGAAAATCCGACTGTCGCTCAGTTGCACTTGGCCAAGGCCTACGGCAAGGCTTCGGTCGGCGCACCGCCGATGTCGGTTCCGCACCTGGACACCCGCGTGCTCGACGGCAAGCGCGTGATTCTGTTTGGCCCGTTCGCAACGTTCTCCACCAAGTTTCTGAAGAACGGTTCGTACTTTGACCTGCTGACCAGCACCACCACCCATAACGTGTGGCCAATGACCAAGGTCGGTATCGAACAGTACCCTCTGGTCGAGTACCTGGCCGGTCAACTGATGCTGTCGGACGAAGATCGCTTCAACGCCCTGAAGGAATACTTCCCGCAAGCCAAGCAGGAAGACTGGCGCCTGTGGCAGGCCGGTCAGCGCGTGCAGATCATCAAGCGTGACGAAGAGAAGGGCGGCGTCCTGAAACTCGGCACCGAAGTGGTCGCGTCCCAGGACGGCAGCATCGCCGGCCTGCTGGGTGCCTCGCCAGGCGCCTCGACCGCCGCGCCGATCATGCTGACCGTGCTTGAGAAAGTCTTCAAGGACAAGGTTGCCAGCCCGGCCTGGCAGGAAAAGCTGCACCAGATCGTGCCGAGCTACGGCACCAAGCTCAATGATAGCCCTGAGCGCGTCGCTCAAGAGTGGGCGTACACCAGCGAAGTCCTGCAACTGGACCCGCCACCGGTGATCGGTAAGCTAGGCGCCACGCCCCGGCACCGGC is a window from the Pseudomonas brassicacearum genome containing:
- a CDS encoding aldehyde dehydrogenase family protein — translated: MIYAQPGTPGAVVSFKPRYGNFIGGEFVAPVNGEYFTNTSPVNGEVIAEFPRSGAADIDKALDAAHAAADAWGKTSVQDRSLVLLKIADRIEQYLEVLAVAETWDNGKAVRETLNADVPLSADHFRYFAGCIRAQEGGAAEINELTAAYHFHEPLGVVGQIIPWNFPLLMAAWKLAPALAAGNCIVLKPAEQTPLSITVFIELIADLLPAGVLNIVHGFGREAGEALATSKRIAKIAFTGSTPIGSHIMKCAAENIIPSTVELGGKSPNIFFEDIMQAEPAFIEKAAEGLVLAFFNQGEVCTCPSRALVQESIYVPFMAEVMKKIAKIKRGNPLDTDTMVGAQASQQQYDKILSYLEIAREEGAELLTGGAAEHLEGDLSSGYYIQPTLLKGHNKMRVFQEEIFGPVVGVTTFKDEAEALAIANDTEFGLGAGLWTRDINRAYRMGRAIKAGRVWTNCYHLYPAHAAFGGYKKSGVGRETHKMMLDHYQQTKNLLVSYDINPLGFF
- the pqqA gene encoding pyrroloquinoline quinone precursor peptide PqqA is translated as MWTKPAFTDLRIGFEVTMYFANR
- the ercA gene encoding alcohol dehydrogenase-like regulatory protein ErcA, yielding MSLSPLRKFVSPEIMFGAGCRHNVGNYAKTFGARKVLIVTDPGVIAAGWVADVEASLQAQAIDYCLYSAVSPNPRVEEVMLGAEVYRENHCDVIVAVGGGSPMDCGKAIGIVVAHGRSILEFEGVDMLYMPSPPLILIPTTAGTSADVSQFVIISNQQERMKFSIVSKAAVPDVSLIDPETTLSMDPFLSACTGIDALVHAIEAFVSTGHGPLTDPHALEAMRLINGNLVQMIANPADVALREKIMLGSMQAGLAFSNAILGAVHAMSHSLGGFLDLPHGLCNAVLVEHVVAFNYNSAPERFKVIAETLGIDCRGLNHRQIRTRLVEHLIALKHTIGFHETLGLHGVSTSDIPFLSQHAMHDPCILTNPRESSQRDVEVVYGEAL
- a CDS encoding hybrid sensor histidine kinase/response regulator, which translates into the protein MAKPSDEQQKALEGLLGLGNHSTRKSHYPELAARLDELEQARQHLQQLNDRLEQRVAERTDALLEANHNLQQQIVQRELIEQQLRDARDAAQAANRSKDKYLAAASHDLLQPLNAARLLISTLRERSLPTSEQVLVERTHQALEGAEDLLTDLLDISRLDQAAVKPDLAPYRLDELLAPLVSEFQSVAGAAGLELRAHFGDEAIMTDLRLMTRILRNLLSNACRYTAQGGILLAARRRGGQLSLEVWDTGRGIAADSLESIFLEFNQLDVGRAADRKGVGLGLAIVERIAHILGYRVQVRSRPGRGSVFSIQVPLSAERPPPLSQIPVQAVAGNPLPGRRLLVIDNELSILQSMAALLGQWGCDVLTATDEAGALDVLQGRAPELILADFHLDHGVVGCEVVKHLREHFHQAIPAVIITADRSDQCRRALRKLGAPLLNKPLKPGKLRAVLSQMLG